One genomic segment of Methanobacterium spitsbergense includes these proteins:
- a CDS encoding translation initiation factor IF-2 subunit beta: MADYNELLDRAIEQLPKKVEETKRFNVPNAYSMIQGNRTMIQNFTEVTEALNRDPQHVLKFLLRELGTAGNLEGTRAILQGKFTHYLINDKIEDYVKRFIMCHECNRPDTKIIREDRIFILKCEACGAKAPLKTL; encoded by the coding sequence ATGGCTGATTATAATGAATTACTTGATAGGGCAATTGAACAGCTCCCTAAAAAGGTGGAAGAAACCAAGAGGTTTAATGTACCAAATGCTTATTCCATGATTCAGGGAAACAGGACAATGATACAGAACTTCACTGAGGTAACAGAAGCCCTCAACAGAGACCCTCAACATGTATTAAAGTTTCTTTTAAGGGAACTTGGAACTGCAGGGAATCTTGAAGGTACAAGAGCTATTCTTCAAGGTAAGTTCACACACTACCTTATTAATGATAAGATAGAAGATTATGTTAAACGTTTCATAATGTGTCATGAGTGTAACAGGCCAGATACAAAGATAATAAGAGAAGATAGGATTTTCATACTTAAATGTGAGGCCTGTGGTGCCAAAGCACCTTTAAAAAC